The Ignatzschineria rhizosphaerae genome contains a region encoding:
- the accD gene encoding acetyl-CoA carboxylase, carboxyltransferase subunit beta, translated as MNWFERIIPMIRTQKKGNSVPEGVWAKCRSCDAILYQQELAANLQVCPKCDAHMRIDARTRLISFLDENSAVEMGQDIESVDFLNFRDSRRYRDRLTDAQKSTGETETLIAMHGTLKGMEISATSFNFNFMGGSMGSVAGERFIRAVNYSLENNCPLVAFMTSGGARMQEGLTSLMQMAKTSAGIAKLNEKGIPFISVLTDPTFGGVSASLAMLGDINIAEPHALIGFAGPRVIEQTVREKLPEGFQRSEFLLEKGAIDMIVDRRHLRNEIASLLAKLTHQGQPLDEVC; from the coding sequence ATGAACTGGTTTGAACGTATAATTCCAATGATCCGTACCCAAAAAAAGGGTAACTCAGTTCCAGAAGGTGTATGGGCTAAATGCCGTTCTTGTGATGCCATTCTCTATCAACAAGAACTTGCTGCAAACCTACAAGTTTGCCCAAAATGTGATGCGCATATGCGAATCGATGCTCGCACACGCTTAATCTCTTTCTTAGATGAAAACTCAGCTGTAGAAATGGGCCAAGATATTGAATCTGTCGATTTTCTTAACTTCCGTGATAGTCGTCGCTACCGTGATCGCTTAACAGATGCACAAAAATCAACAGGAGAGACGGAAACCCTGATCGCTATGCATGGAACACTCAAAGGCATGGAGATCTCCGCAACGTCGTTTAACTTCAACTTCATGGGTGGTTCAATGGGGTCTGTTGCCGGTGAGCGATTTATCCGTGCGGTGAATTATAGTTTAGAAAATAACTGCCCGCTTGTAGCCTTTATGACAAGTGGCGGCGCTAGAATGCAAGAAGGTTTAACCTCACTCATGCAAATGGCAAAAACATCTGCAGGAATCGCTAAACTTAATGAAAAAGGCATTCCTTTTATCTCTGTCTTAACCGACCCTACATTTGGTGGTGTTTCTGCCAGTTTAGCAATGCTTGGGGACATTAATATTGCCGAGCCTCATGCTTTAATTGGTTTTGCAGGTCCGCGTGTTATTGAGCAAACGGTTCGTGAAAAACTGCCAGAAGGCTTCCAACGCTCAGAGTTCCTCCTTGAAAAAGGGGCTATTGATATGATCGTTGATCGCCGTCATCTGCGTAACGAAATTGCAAGCTTACTTGCAAAATTAACGCACCAAGGTCAACCTTTAGATGAGGTTTGCTAA
- the folC gene encoding bifunctional tetrahydrofolate synthase/dihydrofolate synthase, translating to MASERSLQSWLTYLEAIHPLSMDFKLARIITVYERLSLTPIAPLVITVAGTNGKGSTSTTIANLYKAHDFKVGLFTSPHINRFNERIRINLEEVSDSELIEAFNAIEKAREEITLTYFEFATLAAFYLFKKNHVDVAVLEVGLGGRLDSTNIVDANIAVITPISIDHTAQLGNTITAIAGEKAGIIKAKAKVVTAESEPSISIINKAQSEDASLYIRDEAYHYEILENGAFTYQFENSATLTLPQPNLLGKHQYQNASAAITALYLSGTDVIPEKVEQGLKSVKLEGRFQALTRKNSPRVFLDVTHNPQGATVLKALVEEFVAKSQPKPKVTALLGMLKDKDEQLLVKTLSETVDEWITAPILDERGQSAEILRDKISHLLTKPPHASNSIPKGCEFALSCSQPHDIIIVFGSFHMMAESLNWFKENQYV from the coding sequence ATGGCTTCTGAACGCTCCCTTCAATCGTGGCTAACTTATTTAGAAGCCATTCACCCTCTCTCAATGGATTTCAAACTCGCTCGTATCATTACTGTATACGAGCGTTTAAGTCTTACCCCCATTGCGCCACTTGTCATCACGGTTGCTGGCACCAATGGCAAAGGCTCAACCTCTACGACCATTGCAAATCTCTATAAAGCCCATGATTTTAAAGTGGGTCTTTTTACATCCCCCCATATTAATCGCTTTAATGAACGTATTAGAATCAACCTTGAGGAAGTTTCTGATAGCGAACTTATTGAAGCCTTCAATGCGATTGAAAAAGCACGAGAAGAGATCACCCTTACCTACTTTGAGTTTGCAACACTTGCAGCCTTTTATCTATTTAAGAAAAATCATGTGGATGTTGCTGTTTTAGAGGTGGGCTTAGGAGGACGATTAGATTCTACCAATATTGTTGATGCTAATATTGCAGTAATTACGCCTATTAGCATTGACCATACCGCACAATTAGGTAATACCATCACAGCCATTGCCGGTGAAAAAGCAGGCATTATTAAAGCAAAGGCAAAAGTTGTTACAGCCGAATCAGAGCCAAGCATCTCCATTATTAATAAAGCACAATCGGAAGATGCCTCGCTTTATATTCGCGATGAAGCCTATCATTACGAGATATTAGAAAATGGAGCATTCACCTATCAATTTGAAAACTCCGCAACGCTCACGCTTCCTCAACCTAACTTATTAGGTAAACACCAATATCAAAACGCTTCAGCGGCCATTACAGCGCTCTATCTCTCAGGCACAGATGTAATACCAGAGAAAGTAGAACAAGGCTTAAAGAGCGTTAAATTAGAAGGAAGATTCCAAGCACTAACACGCAAAAATTCCCCCAGAGTGTTCTTAGATGTCACACATAATCCTCAAGGCGCGACTGTTTTAAAAGCATTAGTTGAAGAATTCGTTGCAAAAAGTCAGCCTAAACCAAAGGTAACTGCCCTTTTAGGGATGCTGAAAGACAAAGATGAGCAACTATTAGTCAAAACATTAAGTGAGACTGTTGATGAGTGGATTACAGCACCAATACTCGATGAGAGAGGGCAATCAGCGGAAATATTGCGTGATAAAATTTCCCATCTATTAACAAAACCACCACATGCATCAAACTCTATTCCAAAGGGATGTGAGTTTGCCTTATCTTGTAGCCAGCCCCATGATATTATTATTGTATTCGGTTCATTTCACATGATGGCAGAAAGCCTCAACTGGTTTAAAGAGAATCAATATGTCTAA